A region of Paenibacillus sp. 37 DNA encodes the following proteins:
- a CDS encoding stalk domain-containing protein: MMKTNKSKKVMVAAVLIMSMAFSGLASAADMKTIKKDGMELVQLRQAAKMYDYSIMWDSKDRSVTLMYMGKMDDKMMKDDNMMEDEMKMKDDKMMEETMMPAGKTIKLWIGSKKIMVDGMQVNLKSMPVIHEGNSYAAESVIKQYMMPAMGMK, translated from the coding sequence ATGATGAAAACGAATAAGAGCAAAAAAGTGATGGTAGCAGCGGTATTGATAATGTCTATGGCCTTTTCTGGATTGGCAAGTGCTGCAGATATGAAAACAATTAAAAAAGATGGCATGGAGCTTGTTCAATTGAGACAGGCGGCGAAAATGTATGATTACAGCATTATGTGGGACAGCAAGGACAGATCTGTAACTTTGATGTATATGGGCAAAATGGACGACAAGATGATGAAAGACGACAACATGATGGAAGACGAAATGAAGATGAAAGATGACAAAATGATGGAAGAAACGATGATGCCTGCGGGAAAAACGATTAAATTGTGGATTGGATCGAAAAAAATCATGGTAGACGGTATGCAAGTTAACTTGAAATCGATGCCTGTCATCCATGAAGGGAATTCGTATGCGGCTGAGTCTGTAATTAAACAGTACATGATGCCAGCCATGGGAATGAAGTAA
- a CDS encoding LacI family DNA-binding transcriptional regulator → MAKRVTMQQIADAAGVSKFAVSRALTGKPGVSEHTREMIVRTAGQLGYFRTEPKRYPGETLISTEIKPEAERQGTILILFPNIRSQNRASLYWGPVFDGISERLNEKGMDILTLTEPSSDRMFSVLNPEAISGVITVGTISTSVLLEIYRLRIPLVMVDHEDPAIYADSVFTDNMKCMKELVLMLVGKGYRRFQFAGQLPDAASFRERWLGYRTVLEEKQLEGEQQEGLLEPEYDQIRRSIAEMELEDIPEVIVCANDHTAVIVIQALQSRGIQVPERCAVTGFDNTQTDEPILASVHINKENLGTRAVDQLLWRIKHLDEPYERKLIYSELIIREEYNASKE, encoded by the coding sequence ATGGCCAAAAGAGTAACGATGCAGCAAATTGCGGATGCTGCGGGGGTGTCCAAATTCGCAGTCTCCCGTGCGCTGACGGGCAAGCCTGGTGTGAGTGAGCATACACGCGAGATGATTGTCAGAACGGCGGGGCAGCTTGGGTATTTCAGAACTGAGCCTAAGCGTTATCCGGGGGAGACACTGATATCAACGGAGATTAAGCCAGAAGCGGAGCGACAAGGTACCATATTGATTTTGTTTCCCAACATTCGTTCTCAGAATCGAGCTTCCTTATACTGGGGGCCTGTGTTTGATGGCATTTCTGAGAGGTTGAATGAGAAGGGTATGGATATTTTAACGCTGACAGAACCCTCTTCAGATCGGATGTTCTCGGTACTTAATCCCGAAGCAATCAGCGGAGTCATTACCGTGGGCACCATCTCGACATCGGTATTGCTGGAGATTTACAGACTGCGTATTCCGCTTGTCATGGTGGACCATGAAGACCCTGCCATATACGCAGACTCGGTTTTTACGGACAATATGAAATGTATGAAAGAACTCGTTCTCATGCTCGTTGGAAAAGGGTACAGAAGGTTCCAGTTTGCCGGGCAACTGCCCGATGCGGCAAGTTTCAGAGAACGCTGGCTTGGATATCGTACGGTGCTGGAAGAGAAACAGTTGGAGGGGGAACAGCAAGAAGGCTTGCTGGAACCAGAGTATGATCAGATCCGGAGATCCATTGCTGAAATGGAGCTGGAGGATATCCCTGAAGTTATCGTGTGTGCAAATGACCATACAGCTGTCATTGTCATTCAGGCACTCCAAAGTCGAGGCATTCAGGTGCCCGAACGTTGTGCCGTAACCGGATTTGACAATACGCAGACGGATGAACCCATTCTTGCCTCGGTACATATTAACAAAGAGAATCTGGGAACGAGAGCAGTAGATCAGCTGTTGTGGCGGATCAAACATCTCGATGAACCTTATGAACGCAAGCTGATCTATTCGGAATTAATCATTCGTGAGGAGTATAACGCCAGTAAAGAGTAA
- a CDS encoding LysR family transcriptional regulator encodes MFLKWEGTEPFMSLIKYEILNTVVEYGSLTKAAEALNITQSAVSHAIASLETECGFSLLHRGRSGVRVTAEGERILGYTREILRWTELMNQEISLIRGAEIGTVRIGTFASVSTQWLPGILKQFRLRHPGIEIKLWEGDYAEIEGWLAGGAIDLGFLSLGDSSPFETIPLQKDRMMCILPLDHPLASEESVLFDILLEQPFILPKWGGDNEIERLIRQHAAKLNVVYEVAEDQAIMAMVRNGLGISLLPEMVLQNHTDSLALVPLTGDPYRTIGMACPSLVNLSPATRRFIEEVQQWLGPAM; translated from the coding sequence ATGTTTTTAAAATGGGAAGGAACGGAGCCATTCATGTCACTGATCAAATACGAAATATTGAATACCGTTGTGGAATATGGCAGTCTCACCAAAGCAGCTGAAGCATTAAACATCACCCAATCCGCAGTCAGCCATGCCATCGCAAGTCTTGAGACAGAATGTGGTTTCTCCCTGCTCCATCGCGGCCGCTCCGGTGTGCGGGTTACTGCTGAAGGGGAACGCATTCTGGGATACACACGTGAGATTCTGCGCTGGACGGAACTGATGAACCAGGAAATCTCCCTCATTCGCGGCGCAGAGATTGGTACCGTGCGTATTGGTACGTTCGCCAGTGTCTCCACACAATGGTTGCCGGGCATCCTGAAACAATTTCGCCTGCGTCACCCGGGAATTGAGATCAAGCTGTGGGAAGGCGATTATGCTGAGATTGAGGGCTGGCTGGCTGGAGGCGCCATCGATCTCGGATTTCTGTCCCTCGGCGATTCATCACCTTTTGAGACGATTCCATTACAAAAAGACAGGATGATGTGCATCCTGCCTCTGGATCATCCTCTCGCCTCAGAGGAGTCTGTTTTATTTGATATTCTGCTGGAGCAACCCTTTATTCTGCCCAAATGGGGCGGAGATAACGAGATCGAACGACTGATCCGGCAGCATGCAGCCAAGCTTAATGTCGTCTATGAAGTAGCCGAAGATCAAGCTATCATGGCGATGGTCCGGAATGGTCTCGGAATCAGTTTGCTGCCGGAAATGGTACTTCAAAATCATACTGATTCGCTCGCGCTCGTGCCACTAACTGGAGATCCTTATCGTACGATTGGCATGGCCTGCCCGTCTTTGGTTAATCTATCGCCAGCTACGCGGCGTTTCATTGAAGAGGTGCAACAGTGGCTCGGCCCGGCTATGTAA
- a CDS encoding DMT family transporter, whose amino-acid sequence MNGVQVNQGQATRRADIQMLLATVIWGSSYLFMKSGLESMQELNLVAFRFGIAFIAAGLLFHRRLFKMDRRTLVAGAIMGTALFAAFVFITYGVQRTTTSQAGFLISLAVIFVPILTTIQHRRMPDKRLTLSILVAVTGLGLLTLQHELSLHTGDILCILAALVYAIYIMIAGKFTPKHDPLTLGTVQLGVAAMWGIAATFMLETPRMPDTAESWAAILGLGVLCSGLGYILQTLAQRHASPTRTSLIFSLEPLFAAAFAFTFQGESLTLQGYTGAALMLVGVLITEIKLPQPIFWRRKRPVLQPELGDRGAPGV is encoded by the coding sequence ATGAATGGTGTACAGGTTAATCAAGGTCAGGCAACAAGAAGAGCGGACATCCAGATGCTGCTCGCAACGGTCATATGGGGATCATCCTATCTGTTTATGAAATCGGGCCTAGAGTCCATGCAAGAATTGAATCTGGTCGCATTTCGTTTTGGAATTGCCTTTATTGCGGCAGGACTTCTTTTTCATCGGCGGTTGTTTAAGATGGATCGAAGAACACTTGTGGCAGGAGCGATTATGGGGACAGCTTTATTTGCTGCATTTGTATTTATCACCTATGGTGTACAACGAACAACGACATCCCAAGCGGGATTCTTGATAAGTTTGGCCGTTATATTTGTACCGATCCTGACGACCATCCAGCATCGTCGTATGCCGGACAAACGATTGACGCTCAGTATCCTGGTTGCAGTTACCGGGCTTGGCTTGCTGACGCTTCAACATGAGCTTAGTCTGCACACGGGAGATATTCTATGCATCCTAGCAGCACTTGTGTATGCCATCTATATAATGATTGCTGGCAAGTTCACACCGAAGCATGATCCACTAACATTGGGAACAGTTCAATTGGGTGTTGCGGCGATGTGGGGAATTGCAGCTACATTTATGCTGGAAACGCCACGTATGCCCGATACGGCTGAATCCTGGGCAGCCATTCTTGGCTTAGGTGTTTTGTGTAGCGGCTTGGGGTACATTCTGCAGACACTCGCGCAGCGTCATGCTTCTCCTACAAGAACAAGTCTGATTTTTTCACTCGAACCACTGTTTGCAGCAGCATTTGCATTTACCTTTCAAGGGGAATCGCTAACGTTGCAAGGGTATACGGGAGCAGCTTTGATGTTGGTTGGTGTTCTCATCACAGAGATCAAACTTCCACAGCCTATCTTCTGGCGCAGAAAACGCCCGGTTTTACAGCCGGAACTGGGCGATCGCGGAGCACCAGGCGTATAA
- a CDS encoding beta-mannosidase: MSTIQSHVFQNWTFKACEDQEWMPAQVPGCVHTDLLKLGKIPDPFYGTNEKEVQWIDKIDWEYQTEFDVAEGLFSQEHLELVFDGLDTYADVYVNEVHVLSADNMFRVWRADVKAVLKGNGNILRIRFRSPIQEDLPKLEKLGYALPASNDQSDVGGLGDKRVSIFARKAPYHYGWDWGPRFVTSGIWREARLEGWTQVRINDVYIQQNEVSATSASLTAVVEVETSQAVDTIIRIGADGQRWERSVSLQPGTQTVEIPISMDEPKLWWSRGLGDPHMYTFLTEVLQGERAVAESTVKTGLRSIRLVRDKDEAGASFYFELNGVAVFAKGANHIPNDSFITEITHERYRHEIVSAAESNMNMLRVWGGGIYEQDVFYELCDEYGILVWQDFMFACSMYPGDEAFLNSVRHEAIDNVKRLRNHPSIALWCGNNEIDSAWAHYVENGGWGWKKEFTADQRESIWADYEAIFHDLLPEVVEAYAPGVDYWPSSPLVSLTGDEKQHAHPSTAEGDIHYWGVWHNVEPFENYNVHVGRFMSEYGFQSFPEYKSVRTYAEEEDLALESEVMLAHQKNGAGNRLIKQYMDMYMHESKDFPSFLYMSQVLQAEAMKTAIEAHRRRKPFCMGTLYWQMNDCWPVASWAGMDYLGRWKALQYYAKRSFSDVLVSVDGTKEDTTDIYIISDQLQPVKGQLQIRLLGFDGTVHRDETHDVILAPNTGDQVLSLRNVEWLEGHDTANTLLRLDLKQEGAANIVQEHYFVPSKDLALQPANINVSGGADENGVHLVLESDVLAKQVWLSSDVEGVFSDNFFDLIPGIPVKVQFTSREGLQSNDVISNPGPIEVRSMIDFIRLT, encoded by the coding sequence ATGAGCACAATACAATCACATGTTTTTCAGAATTGGACGTTCAAGGCTTGCGAAGATCAAGAGTGGATGCCGGCTCAGGTGCCCGGCTGTGTGCATACAGATTTGCTGAAGCTGGGCAAGATTCCAGATCCTTTTTATGGAACAAACGAGAAGGAAGTACAATGGATTGATAAGATAGATTGGGAATATCAGACGGAATTTGACGTTGCCGAAGGGTTGTTCTCTCAGGAACATCTGGAACTGGTGTTTGATGGTCTGGATACATATGCGGATGTGTATGTGAATGAGGTGCATGTGTTATCAGCAGATAATATGTTCCGAGTATGGAGGGCAGATGTAAAGGCTGTATTGAAGGGGAACGGCAACATTCTCCGAATACGTTTTCGGTCTCCGATTCAGGAAGATCTGCCGAAGCTGGAGAAGCTCGGATATGCATTACCTGCATCCAATGATCAGTCCGATGTTGGCGGACTTGGCGACAAGAGAGTAAGTATTTTTGCACGTAAAGCCCCGTATCACTACGGTTGGGACTGGGGTCCGCGTTTTGTAACCAGTGGGATCTGGCGTGAAGCACGTCTTGAAGGTTGGACACAGGTACGAATCAATGATGTGTATATCCAGCAAAATGAAGTAAGCGCTACCTCAGCTTCATTAACTGCTGTTGTGGAAGTTGAGACATCACAAGCGGTAGATACGATTATTCGTATCGGCGCAGATGGACAGAGATGGGAAAGATCCGTATCGCTACAACCCGGAACTCAGACTGTGGAGATTCCAATCTCCATGGATGAACCGAAACTGTGGTGGAGCCGTGGGCTTGGTGATCCGCATATGTACACCTTCCTTACCGAAGTGCTTCAAGGTGAGCGAGCTGTGGCTGAATCTACAGTGAAGACTGGGCTTCGTTCCATTCGGCTGGTACGTGACAAAGATGAAGCAGGAGCATCCTTTTATTTTGAACTAAATGGTGTTGCGGTCTTTGCCAAAGGGGCCAACCACATTCCAAATGATAGCTTCATCACTGAAATTACTCATGAACGTTATCGTCATGAGATCGTATCCGCAGCCGAGTCCAATATGAATATGTTGCGTGTGTGGGGTGGCGGAATCTATGAGCAGGATGTGTTCTACGAACTGTGTGATGAATACGGAATTCTGGTATGGCAAGACTTCATGTTTGCATGCAGCATGTATCCAGGAGATGAAGCGTTCCTGAACAGTGTGAGACATGAGGCGATTGATAATGTGAAACGTCTGCGCAACCATCCAAGTATTGCACTCTGGTGTGGGAACAACGAGATTGATTCGGCTTGGGCTCACTATGTTGAGAATGGTGGATGGGGTTGGAAAAAAGAATTTACTGCCGACCAGCGTGAGAGCATCTGGGCCGATTACGAAGCCATCTTCCATGATCTGCTGCCAGAAGTGGTTGAAGCGTATGCTCCAGGTGTGGATTACTGGCCTTCCTCACCACTTGTATCCCTGACAGGAGATGAGAAGCAGCATGCGCACCCGTCCACAGCCGAAGGGGATATCCACTACTGGGGCGTGTGGCACAATGTAGAACCTTTCGAAAACTATAACGTGCATGTGGGTCGTTTCATGAGTGAATACGGATTCCAGTCTTTCCCGGAGTACAAGTCAGTACGCACTTACGCGGAAGAAGAAGATCTGGCTCTGGAATCGGAAGTCATGCTCGCTCATCAGAAGAATGGGGCAGGTAATCGTCTGATCAAACAGTACATGGATATGTACATGCATGAATCGAAGGACTTCCCATCGTTCCTGTATATGAGCCAGGTGCTTCAGGCGGAAGCGATGAAGACAGCCATTGAAGCGCACCGTCGCCGCAAACCATTCTGCATGGGCACACTTTACTGGCAAATGAATGACTGCTGGCCGGTGGCTTCATGGGCAGGAATGGACTACCTTGGTCGTTGGAAAGCATTGCAATATTATGCGAAACGCAGCTTCAGCGATGTGTTGGTATCGGTAGATGGAACAAAAGAAGATACAACAGATATATATATCATCTCGGATCAATTACAACCTGTAAAAGGACAGTTACAGATTCGTTTGCTCGGGTTCGATGGAACGGTTCATCGTGATGAAACACATGACGTGATCTTGGCACCTAATACAGGTGATCAAGTGCTGTCATTACGTAACGTGGAGTGGCTTGAAGGTCATGATACAGCTAACACGCTGCTGCGCCTGGATCTGAAACAGGAAGGTGCGGCGAATATCGTACAGGAACACTATTTTGTACCGTCCAAAGACCTTGCTCTGCAGCCTGCAAACATCAATGTAAGCGGAGGAGCGGATGAGAACGGCGTTCATCTGGTACTGGAAAGTGATGTGCTTGCTAAACAGGTATGGCTATCTTCGGATGTGGAGGGTGTCTTCTCAGATAACTTCTTCGACTTGATTCCTGGCATTCCGGTGAAGGTGCAGTTCACTTCCAGAGAGGGATTGCAGTCTAATGATGTGATATCAAATCCGGGACCGATCGAGGTTCGATCCATGATTGATTTTATTCGTTTGACCTAG
- a CDS encoding tetratricopeptide repeat protein — protein sequence MSNLEQAVQWRQGGKVQEAIELLQEITVQEPENANVWYQLAWAHDSLGLEREAVPHYEKALSLGLSDEDRAGAILGLGSTYRTLGQYEQAKAWFETGMKEFPAYREFEVFYAMVLYNLGEHAEAMQRLLVQLADTSSDKRINDYNRAIRYYADQLDRVWE from the coding sequence ATGAGTAATTTGGAACAGGCCGTACAATGGAGACAAGGAGGTAAGGTGCAGGAAGCGATTGAACTACTGCAAGAGATTACAGTCCAGGAACCCGAGAATGCGAATGTCTGGTATCAGCTGGCTTGGGCGCATGATTCGCTTGGGTTAGAGCGAGAAGCTGTTCCGCATTATGAGAAGGCACTGAGTCTTGGACTTTCTGATGAGGACAGGGCAGGTGCAATACTTGGACTAGGCAGTACATATCGAACGCTTGGACAGTATGAGCAGGCAAAGGCTTGGTTTGAAACGGGCATGAAAGAATTCCCGGCGTACCGGGAATTTGAGGTTTTCTATGCCATGGTGCTCTATAATCTGGGTGAACATGCAGAAGCGATGCAAAGACTGCTCGTACAACTCGCGGACACATCGAGTGATAAGAGAATAAACGACTATAACCGAGCAATCCGTTACTACGCAGATCAGCTGGATCGGGTGTGGGAATAG
- the cyoE gene encoding heme o synthase has translation MLKDMIALTKPGLLRLNVFAVAVGFWVASKWDINWLSLLMVVIGSTLVIASACVINNYWDRELDQKMERTKKRMDYINHLKPGFVLGYGIILGVVGLAVLYLLVNPLSGWMALLGWFAYIVIYTMWLKRSSTWSTSLGGIAGAMPPVIGYTSVTNEIDAGAWLLFALLFLWQPPHFWSLGIRRVEEYRAAGFPLLPVVKGVKRTKFQMIPYVFLLLPAVFLLYYYDYVGLVFLIVSLVGGLIWFVHTLSGLKTQDDEKWAKVNFLISVNYLMLVFIVMVANTVWS, from the coding sequence ATGCTTAAAGACATGATTGCATTAACTAAGCCCGGACTTCTAAGGTTAAATGTGTTTGCGGTGGCGGTAGGATTCTGGGTAGCTTCAAAATGGGATATCAACTGGTTATCTCTGCTCATGGTCGTGATTGGATCAACTTTGGTTATTGCTTCAGCTTGTGTTATCAACAATTATTGGGATCGTGAATTGGACCAAAAGATGGAGCGCACCAAAAAAAGGATGGATTACATTAACCATCTGAAGCCAGGGTTTGTACTTGGCTATGGCATTATCCTTGGTGTTGTGGGACTAGCAGTACTGTATCTCCTGGTGAATCCGTTATCAGGCTGGATGGCACTGCTTGGATGGTTCGCTTACATCGTGATTTACACGATGTGGTTGAAACGCAGTTCAACGTGGAGCACGTCGCTCGGTGGAATTGCAGGAGCGATGCCGCCTGTCATCGGTTATACGTCTGTAACCAATGAGATTGATGCAGGTGCCTGGTTGCTGTTTGCACTATTATTCTTGTGGCAACCACCACACTTCTGGTCATTGGGTATTCGCCGGGTAGAGGAGTATCGTGCTGCGGGCTTCCCGTTATTGCCAGTGGTTAAAGGGGTGAAACGCACCAAGTTTCAGATGATTCCTTATGTTTTTCTGCTGCTTCCTGCTGTATTTCTGTTGTATTATTACGACTACGTAGGTCTGGTATTTCTGATTGTATCTCTGGTCGGTGGACTGATCTGGTTTGTGCATACACTTAGCGGACTGAAGACACAGGATGATGAGAAGTGGGCAAAAGTGAACTTTCTGATCTCGGTGAACTATCTCATGCTCGTATTTATTGTCATGGTAGCGAATACGGTATGGTCTTAA